A genome region from Arachis duranensis cultivar V14167 chromosome 8, aradu.V14167.gnm2.J7QH, whole genome shotgun sequence includes the following:
- the LOC107462111 gene encoding uncharacterized protein LOC107462111, protein MGTISQVHAKLDSDTIAYAIRPLVEADPSIKVKSVIAEVQGRFNYTVSYRKAWLAKQKAVVKVFGDWKVSYQTLPVWLKVMTVKMPRSRVQIKMLPVYRESEEVQGVRVLHRVFWSFYSCIVAFRHCKPLVHVDGTHLYRKYKGALLVTVAQDENQNIVLITFAIVEGETADAWEFFLTNLRRYVVTIDGVGIISDRHTSIDAAIARSNGAWSPPRA, encoded by the coding sequence ATGGGCACGATTTCACAAGTTCATGCCAAGTTGGACTCAGACACAATTGCATATGCCATTAGACCGTTGGTCGAAGCAGACCCCTCAATAAAGGTGAAGTCTGTTATTGCAGAAGTTCAAGGCAGGTTCAACTACACTGTGAGTTACCGCaaggcttggttggcaaagcagaaAGCTGTCGTAAAAGTTTTTGGTGATTGGAAAGTTTCTTATCAGACTCTTCCAGTATGGTTGAAAGTAATGACAGTGAAGATGCCAAGGTCTCGTGTTCAAATTAAAATGCTACCCGTTTATCGTGAGAGTGAGGAAGTTCAAGGTGTAAGAGTTTTGCACCGCGTTTTTTGGAGCTTCTATTCGTGTATTGTAGCATTCAGACACTGCAAGCCACTGGTGCATGTTGATGGCACACACCTGTACAGAAAATATAAAGGTGCACTTCTGGTAACGGTTGCACAAGATGAGAATCAAAACATTGTACTTATTACATTTGCGATAGTCGAGGGCGAGACAGCAGACGCATGGGAGTTTTTCCTAACGAATTTGCGGAGATACGTTGTTACCATTGATGGTGTGGGTATTATTTCTGACCGCCATACCTCCATCGACGCTGCAATAGCTCGCAGTAATGGTGCATGGTCACCACCAAGGGCGTAG
- the LOC107462112 gene encoding uncharacterized protein LOC107462112, with amino-acid sequence MYCIRHIGSNFLRRFKAPYLHKLVAILERSRSTTKTTKGLKSVVRHILNGAMKSVLRDGCNEMFEVREMQDGTIYTVNLAQRHCDCGHFQVERIPCRYVLACCANQRLNWQVYVHDVYKMSEICKVYRGKFVPMGDPSIWDRYEGAKVIAN; translated from the exons ATGTACTGCATCAGGCACATCGGCTCCAACTTCTTAAGGAGGTTCAAGGCTCCATATTTGCATAAACTCGTG GCTATTCTAGAACGGAGTAGGAGTACAACAAAAACTACCAAAGGCTTAAAGAGCGTGGTGAGGCATATACTCAATGGTGCGATGAAATCGGTGTTGAGAGATGG GTGCAACGAGATGTTTGAGGTTCGCGAAATGCAAGATGGTACCATTTACACGGTCAACCTTGCGCAACGACACTGCGACTGTGGCCATTTCCAGGTCGAGCGAATTCCATGTCGCTACGTGCTTGCATGTTGCGCCAACCAGCGTCTCAATTGGCAAGTGTACGTGCACGATGTGTACAAGATGTCTGAAATTTGCAAGGTGTACAGAGGCAAGTTTGTTCCGATGGGTGACCCATCTATATGGGATAGATACGAAGGAGCGAAGGTGATCGCCAACTGA